A window from Betta splendens chromosome 1, fBetSpl5.4, whole genome shotgun sequence encodes these proteins:
- the plk1 gene encoding serine/threonine-protein kinase PLK1 isoform X1, giving the protein MSAAIAKPTNPSAQVDPKSAPLKEIPDVLLDPRTMRRYTRGRFLGKGGFAKCYEITDVETKQVFAGKIVPKSLILKQHQREKMTSEIAIHKSLNHANIVGFHGFFEDDDFVFVVLEICRRRSLLELHKRRKAVTEPEARYYMTHLLNGVQYLHNNKVIHRDLKLGNVFLNDDMEVKIGDFGLATKIEFDGERKKTLCGTPNYIAPEVLCKKGHSYEVDIWSLGCILYTLLVGKPPFETSCLKETYNRIKKNNYTVPWHINPAASALIKRMLHADPAQRPTVAELLVDEFFTSGYIPTRLPTTCLTVPPRFSIAPSTAAELSQRRPLTAINNKAGTEKVEMKDDLMQRETEPSECHLKDMLQQLNSIIAARPAEKALIRQEEAEDPACIPIFWISKWVDYSDKYGLGYQLCDNSVGVLFNDYTRLIMYADGDSLQYIDKTAAESYLSVRSYPAALNKKITLLKYFRNYMSEHLLKAGANMARREGDELARLPYLSLWFRTKSAIVLHLTNGTVQINFFQDHTKLILCPLMGAVTYIDEKREFRTYKLSLLEEFGCSKELSSRIRYAKLMVEKLLDSKPTTAAH; this is encoded by the exons ATGAGCGCAGCTATTGCGAAGCCGACTAACCCGTCGGCACAAGTCGACCCGAAATCAGCTCCACTCAAAGAAATCCCAGACGTTCTGTTGGACCCCCGCACCATGAGGAGATACACGAGGGGACGGTTCCTCGGAAAAGGTGGCTTCGCCAAGTGCTATGAAAtcacagacgtggagacgaagcaGGTTTTTGCCGGAAAAATCGTGCCCAAGTCTCTGATCCTGAAGCAGCaccagagagagaaaatgacCTCGGAAATCGCCATTCACAAGAGCCTGAACCACGCGAACATCGTGGGTTTCCACGGGTTTTTCGAAGACGATGACTTTGTCTTCGTCGTCCTCGAAATCTGCCGGAGAAGG TCTTTGTTGGAGCTGCACAAGCGTCGTAAGGCTGTGACTGAACCAGAGGCTCGTTACTACATGACGCATCTTCTCAATGGTGTCCAGTAtctgcacaacaacaaagtcATCCACAGAGATCTGAAACTAGGGAATGTCTTCCTCAATGATGATATGGAGGTTAAGATAG GGGACTTTGGTTTGGCCACTAAGATTGAGTTTGATGGCGAGAGAAAGAAAACTTTGTGTGGAACACCCAACTACATTGCACCTGAAGTTCTTTGTAAGAAAGGCCACAGCTACGAGGTGGACATCTGGTCACTCGGTTGTATATT GTACACTTTACTGGTGGGTAAACCCCCATTTGAGACATCCTGTCTGAAGGAGACCTACAACCGCATCAAGAAAAACAACTACACTGTCCCCTGG CACATCAACCCAGCAGCTTCTGCTCTCATCAAACGGATGCTACATGCTGACCCTGCACAGAGGCCCACTGTCGCTGAGCTGCTAGTAGATGAGTTCTTCACATCTGGCTACATCCCCACACGCCTCCCCACTACCTGTCTCACGGTGCCTCCAAGGTTCTCGATTGCTCCCTCCACCGCTGCAGAGCTCAGCCAGAGGCGTCCACTGACTGCTATTAATAACAAGG CAGGAACAGAGAAGGTGGAAATGAAGGATGATCTTATGCAGAG GGAGACTGAGCCATCAGAGTGCCACCTGAAAgacatgctgcagcagcttaaCAGCATCATCGCTGCCAGACCTGCAGAAAAGGCGCTCATCCGCCAGG aagaagcagaggatcCTGCATGTATCCCCATCTTCTGGATCAGCAAATGGGTGGATTACTCCGATAAATATGGATTAG gGTACCAGCTATGTGACAACAGCGTGGGTGTGCTCTTCAACGATTACACACGTCTTATCATGTATGCTGACGGAGATAGTCTGCAGTACATCGACAAGACAGCAGCTGAGTCGTACCTCAGCGTGCGCTCTTACCCCGCTGCTCTCAACAAGAAG ATAACTTTGCTGAAATACTTCCGTAATTACATGAGTGAGCACCTGTTGAAGGCCGGCGCGAACATGGCGCGTCGGGAAGGGGACGAGCTGGCGCGTCTGCCGTATCTTTCCCTTTGGTTCAGAACAAAAAGCGCCATCGTCCTGCATCTCACAAATGGCACCGTTCAAATCAACTTCTTCCAG GACCACACCAAGCTAATCCTGTGTCCACTGATGGGCGCCGTGACCTACATCGATGAGAAGCGAGAGTTCCGCACCTACAAACTGTCCCTGCTGGAGGAGTTCGGCTGCAGTAAGGAGCTGTCCAGCCGCATTCGTTATGCCAAGCTCATGGTAGAGAAACTTCTGGACAGCAAGCCCACCACCGCTGCACATTAG
- the palb2 gene encoding partner and localizer of BRCA2 yields the protein METNIKDILHCDEHLRSTLYYDDKEKLRRKLAQLQQDYIRTAQRLQRAERMDAVRRHVQSKITQHNQSDPEITSNPCLHSRKQTKNCGAAQDKGPEDSNNSKRSQVIRFQLPSDSPCPNTPDVSFEVARGYRPSPALRLRSRRSRLRWERRSAEAEGITDTREEGQGQGDGIESTQIEAEEEKIKSEETGVVNESEELSSASDSPSLLPTHWSTHANTGAGDVERKETEEYHEQRERENELNTEGGEESTFLPLEGCKMATFIEAGGHECTKSRRKKEKEAGEGGGICGGENEMKPYEENHKENTEQNERGKSLLDSCTLVEGLLFPAEYYVRTTRRMTLSQSQPDMQAVILSQLNTGRRPRSRGRKSVSNRNTQTNDASGEQTKTEFASQATTSIDPPKSSDVQAAGFSADLSQISCEISDQVFDSRSDINAYSSPTVRSNRPGRGRTRKRGRGRARPSTPRSSLGLDTNHLGLGQVSDSPPPTATPASPCLSGHSTAAHLSSGITEAQSDAATGNLEKVYPIFVKSNIRNNRCTQTNRGTSSWQSLLLQPSPSARTDLRPVPCQSLSSLASDLMKLDIQQDFHLPDDQFASLKLHKLQQVSVESNVEGFISPYNTRNRKRRSDSDCTSSTDPVIPLPLPLSLTPTIPVSPRATGERQATTQTVHLESVSVDHKPADQSLAHMSLDSAYTPGGQQTENLHAQTQTSSTETVSLLEHFTDDFVSQCKEHETMALNSRNKGSVLTSNMDRPAGNMNVMGHSDNPKTTQPAPEKQMLCVVPQTEDKVVTKSSQETPEKGSHICPAGELCNDTEAQGDSAVISSAKDSEGPSEHATSPAGAKSEQRQHPAQLCVRSQLLLSPSATCPFVSPHPVSSGHPSSPTLPSLGLTPHLAFPLTSSPSAPTLTLPPPHSSSPQAFSPPGLSLCPSYTSQTSSLPPASLNQCHTVDAPPRMQSQDSGGLVNQGIEESVQDHMLRPVHTLKAPAGSCLVDACCLPRHSGGFCVAAAGKWAVCLWIQISASNWSFIHTWTFEKPVISVFPVPDASEMMCVTLGQLEIREVRVLSCSSLSPVLLYEGVAQAVVGVSNSRVVLSSHSAAGSTLQVFKLSDSSSTPCSQNLMPPGVCIGALAPVDGLPDALIGTDECGHLFIWNLKTGQLLQRVVFRADLSHTACLRGYSHCGVLFVLLQHQMLSSLEEDEKEAKAKDQAFSEKEKEPEKKMTPFFSLVAVNPLSGKSVLATKLYPPKGWSGRVCEADVHGSSVVGLSQSGCVCVWELIGRGDPSMVWAPGTEGWLLARWGGPGVLVIGHHNGNITLHRYTHSSVCC from the exons ATGGAGACCAATATAAAAGATATCCTGCACTGCGATGAGCACCTGAGGTCAACGCTGTACTATGATGACAAAGAGAAG CTTCGTAGAAAGTTGGCACAGTTGCAACAGGATTATATCCGAACAGCTCAGAGACTACAG CGTGCTGAGCGTATGGATGCAGTTCGCAGACATGTACAGAGCAAgataacacaacacaaccagAGCGACCCAGAGATCACATCTAACCCCTGTCTGCACtcaaggaaacaaacaaaaaattgtGGAGCAGCTCAAGATAAag GTCCAGAAGATTCTAACAACTCCAAAAGAAGCCAGGTGATCAGGTTCCAGCTTCCTTCTGATTCTCCTTGCCCAAACACCCCAGATGTCAGCTTTGAAGTAGCTAGAGGTTACAGACCTAGCCCTGCCTTGCGTCTTAGGTCTCGACGCAGCCGTTTGCGCTGGGAAAGGAGAAGTGCTGAAGCTGAGGGAATTACAGACACTCGTGAGGAAGGACAGGGGCAAGGTGACGGAATAGAAAGCACTCAAatagaagcagaggaggaaaaaataaaatcagaggAAACAGGGGTTGTAAATGAAAGTGAAGAACTGTCCTCCGCTTCGGATTCTCCCTCCCTGTTACCTACACACTGGAGCACACATGCAAATACTGGAGCAGGAGATGTGGAGAGAAAGGAGACTGAAGAATATCATGAACAAAGGGAAAGGGAGAACGAGTTGAACACTGAAGGTGGAGAAGAGTCAACATTTTTACCACTTGAAGGTTGTAAAATGGCCACATTCATTGAAGCAGGGGGACATGAATGTACAAAGagtagaagaaaaaaagaaaaagaagcaggggAGGGTGGTGGGATATGTGGTGGAGAGAACGAAATGAAACCGTATGAAGAGAACCATaaggaaaacactgaacaaaatgaaagaggaaaaagtcTTCTGGACTCGTGTACTTTAGTGGAGGGACTACTTTTCCCAGCGGAATACTATGTGCGGACAACGAGACGTATGACATTGTCACAGAGCCAGCCTGACATGCAGGCCGTCATTCTCTCCCAGCTCAACACTGGACGACGTCCCAGGAGCCGAGGCCGCAAAAGTGTTTCAAATAGGAACACGCAGACCAATGATGCTTCAGGtgaacagacaaagacagaattTGCCTCTCAGGCAACTACATCTATAGATCCTCCTAAATCGTCAGATGTTCAAGCTGCTGGCTTTTCTGCCGATCTCAGTCAAATCTCCTGTGAGATTTCAGATCAAGTTTTTGACAGCCGCAGCGATATAAATGCCTATTCATCTCCTACGGTCCGCAGCAATCGCCCAGGAAGAGGCAGGACaagaaagagaggcagaggcagagcgagaCCCTCGACGCCGCGGTCATCTCTAGGTTTAGACACCAATCACTTAGGCCTTGGGCAAGTTTCAGACAGCCCTCCGCCCACCGCTACCCCAGCCTCTCCCTGCCTGTCAGGCCACAGCACTGCTGCCCATCTTTCCTCTGGGATTACTGAGGCTCAATCTGATGCTGCCACTGGTAACCTGGAAAAAGTCTATCCCATCTTTGTGAAGAGCAACATCAGGAATAACAGATGCACACAAACGAACAGAG GCACATCAAGTTGGCAGTCTCTCCTCTTGCAGCCTTCTCCTTCTGCACGAACTGACCTTCGTCCTGTCCCATGTCAGTCACTCAGCTCGCTGGCCAGTGACCTGATGAAATTAGACATCCAGCAAGATTTCCATCTCCCTGATGACCAGTTTGCCTCCCTGAAGCTACACAAACTCCAGCAAGTTTCTGTGGAATCGAACGTAGAAGGTTTCATATCACCGTACAACACCCGCAACCGCAAGCGCCGCTCTGACAGTGACTGCACCAGCAGCACTGACCCAGTCATCCCACTTCCTCTGCCACTCAGCCTCACACCCACAATTCCAGTATCTCCTCGTGCCACTGGAGAAAGACAAGCAACCACACAGACTGTACATCTGGAGAGTGTATCAGTAGACCACAAGCCTGCAGATCAGTCCTTAGCTCATATGTCGCTTGATTCTGCTTATACACCTGGAGGGCAGCAGACTGAGAACCTCCACGCACAGACTCAGACCAGTTCAACAGAAACTGTGTCACTGCTTGAACATTTCACTGACGACTTTGTCAGTCAATGTAAAGAGCATGAAACCATGGCTTTGAACAGCCGTAACAAAGGTAGTGTGTTGACTTCCAACATGGACAGACCAGCAGGTAACATGAATGTGATGGGACACTCAGATAACCCCAAAACAACTCAACCTGCACCAGAGAAACAAATGCTTTGTGTTGTACCCCAAACAGAAGACAAAGTTGTCACCAAGTCTTCACAGGAAACACCTGAGAAAGGCTCTCACATCTGCCCTGCTGGAGAATTATGTAATGACACTGAAGCTCAGGGAGACTCTGCTGTGATATCTTCTGCCAAAGACTCAGAGGGGCCTTCTGAACACGCCACAAGTCCTGCTGGAGCCAAATCAGAGCAACGACAGCATCCAGCTCAGCTCTGTGTTcgctctcagctgctgctgagtcctTCAGCCACCTGCCCCTTTGTAAGCCCACACCCAGTGTCCTCTGGCCACCCGTCCAGTCCCACACTACCATCTCTAGGACTGACCCCCCACCTTGCCTTCCCTCTGACTTCATCCCCTTCTGCTCCCACTCTCACATTGCCTCCCCCTCACAGCTCGTCTCCTCAGGCCTTCTCCCCTCCGGGTCTCTCACTCTGTCCATCTTACACTTCCCAAACTTCTagcctgcctcctgcctcccttAATCAGTGTCACACGGTTGATGCTCCACCCAGGATGCAGTCACAGGACTCAGGTGGGTTGGTGAACCAAGGAATAGAAGAAAGTGTACAGGATCACATGTTGAGACCTGTACACACATTGAAG GCCCCAGCAGGAAGCTGTCTGGTGGATGCATGCTGTCTGCCTCGACACTCAGGGGGGTTTTgtgtagcagcagcaggaaaatggGCAGTGTGTCTGTGGATTCAGATTTCAGCATCTAACTGGAGCTTTATACACACATGGACCTTTGAGAAG CCTGTAATTAGTGTGTTTCCTGTCCCGGATGCTTCTGAGATGATGTGTGTGACTCTGGGTCAGTTGGAAATCAGAGAAGTGAG GGTGTTGTCCTGCTCCAGCCTCTCGCCAGTGCTGCTCTATGAAGGCGTCGCCCAGGCTGTTGTTGGTGTGTCCAACTCCAGAGTAGTCCTTTCCTCCCACTCAGCAGCAGGCTCCACGCTGCAGGTGTTTAAgctgtcagacagcagcag CACACCGTGTTCCCAGAATCTCATGCCTCCAGGAGTTTGTATTGGGGCCCTGGCTCCTGTGGATGGACTTCCTGATGCTTTGATTGGCACAGATGAGTGCGGCCACCTCTTCATCTG GAACCTGAAGACtggacagctgctgcagagagtcGTTTTCAGAGCTGACTTATCACACACAGCCTGTCTCAGAGGATACTCCCACTGT ggagtgttgtttgtgctgctgcagcatcagatgCTCAGCTCCCTGGAGGAAGACGAGAAAGAGGCCAAAGCAAAAGATCAGGCATTttcagagaaggagaaggaaccAGAAAAGAAGATGActcccttcttctctttggTTGCTGTTAATCCTTTGAGTGGAAAATCTGTCCTGGCTACTAAACTGTACCCACCCAAAGGCTGGTCAGGAAG AGTGTGTGAAGCCGATGTTCACGGCTCCAGCGTGGTCGGGCTGAGTcagagtggctgtgtgtgtgtgtgggagctcaTTGGTCGAGGCGATCCGAGCATGGTGTGGGCTCCTGGGACTGAGGGTTGGCTGCTGGCTCGTTGGGGGGGGCCAGGTGTGCTGGTGATCGGGCATCACAACGGGAACATTACTCTGCACCGCTACACCCACAGTTCAGTCTGCTGCTAG
- the plk1 gene encoding serine/threonine-protein kinase PLK1 isoform X2, whose translation MSAAIAKPTNPSAQVDPKSAPLKEIPDVLLDPRTMRRYTRGRFLGKGGFAKCYEITDVETKQVFAGKIVPKSLILKQHQREKMTSEIAIHKSLNHANIVGFHGFFEDDDFVFVVLEICRRRSLLELHKRRKAVTEPEARYYMTHLLNGVQYLHNNKVIHRDLKLGNVFLNDDMEVKIGDFGLATKIEFDGERKKTLCGTPNYIAPEVLCKKGHSYEVDIWSLGCILYTLLVGKPPFETSCLKETYNRIKKNNYTVPWHINPAASALIKRMLHADPAQRPTVAELLVDEFFTSGYIPTRLPTTCLTVPPRFSIAPSTAAELSQRRPLTAINNKGTEKVEMKDDLMQRETEPSECHLKDMLQQLNSIIAARPAEKALIRQEEAEDPACIPIFWISKWVDYSDKYGLGYQLCDNSVGVLFNDYTRLIMYADGDSLQYIDKTAAESYLSVRSYPAALNKKITLLKYFRNYMSEHLLKAGANMARREGDELARLPYLSLWFRTKSAIVLHLTNGTVQINFFQDHTKLILCPLMGAVTYIDEKREFRTYKLSLLEEFGCSKELSSRIRYAKLMVEKLLDSKPTTAAH comes from the exons ATGAGCGCAGCTATTGCGAAGCCGACTAACCCGTCGGCACAAGTCGACCCGAAATCAGCTCCACTCAAAGAAATCCCAGACGTTCTGTTGGACCCCCGCACCATGAGGAGATACACGAGGGGACGGTTCCTCGGAAAAGGTGGCTTCGCCAAGTGCTATGAAAtcacagacgtggagacgaagcaGGTTTTTGCCGGAAAAATCGTGCCCAAGTCTCTGATCCTGAAGCAGCaccagagagagaaaatgacCTCGGAAATCGCCATTCACAAGAGCCTGAACCACGCGAACATCGTGGGTTTCCACGGGTTTTTCGAAGACGATGACTTTGTCTTCGTCGTCCTCGAAATCTGCCGGAGAAGG TCTTTGTTGGAGCTGCACAAGCGTCGTAAGGCTGTGACTGAACCAGAGGCTCGTTACTACATGACGCATCTTCTCAATGGTGTCCAGTAtctgcacaacaacaaagtcATCCACAGAGATCTGAAACTAGGGAATGTCTTCCTCAATGATGATATGGAGGTTAAGATAG GGGACTTTGGTTTGGCCACTAAGATTGAGTTTGATGGCGAGAGAAAGAAAACTTTGTGTGGAACACCCAACTACATTGCACCTGAAGTTCTTTGTAAGAAAGGCCACAGCTACGAGGTGGACATCTGGTCACTCGGTTGTATATT GTACACTTTACTGGTGGGTAAACCCCCATTTGAGACATCCTGTCTGAAGGAGACCTACAACCGCATCAAGAAAAACAACTACACTGTCCCCTGG CACATCAACCCAGCAGCTTCTGCTCTCATCAAACGGATGCTACATGCTGACCCTGCACAGAGGCCCACTGTCGCTGAGCTGCTAGTAGATGAGTTCTTCACATCTGGCTACATCCCCACACGCCTCCCCACTACCTGTCTCACGGTGCCTCCAAGGTTCTCGATTGCTCCCTCCACCGCTGCAGAGCTCAGCCAGAGGCGTCCACTGACTGCTATTAATAACAAGG GAACAGAGAAGGTGGAAATGAAGGATGATCTTATGCAGAG GGAGACTGAGCCATCAGAGTGCCACCTGAAAgacatgctgcagcagcttaaCAGCATCATCGCTGCCAGACCTGCAGAAAAGGCGCTCATCCGCCAGG aagaagcagaggatcCTGCATGTATCCCCATCTTCTGGATCAGCAAATGGGTGGATTACTCCGATAAATATGGATTAG gGTACCAGCTATGTGACAACAGCGTGGGTGTGCTCTTCAACGATTACACACGTCTTATCATGTATGCTGACGGAGATAGTCTGCAGTACATCGACAAGACAGCAGCTGAGTCGTACCTCAGCGTGCGCTCTTACCCCGCTGCTCTCAACAAGAAG ATAACTTTGCTGAAATACTTCCGTAATTACATGAGTGAGCACCTGTTGAAGGCCGGCGCGAACATGGCGCGTCGGGAAGGGGACGAGCTGGCGCGTCTGCCGTATCTTTCCCTTTGGTTCAGAACAAAAAGCGCCATCGTCCTGCATCTCACAAATGGCACCGTTCAAATCAACTTCTTCCAG GACCACACCAAGCTAATCCTGTGTCCACTGATGGGCGCCGTGACCTACATCGATGAGAAGCGAGAGTTCCGCACCTACAAACTGTCCCTGCTGGAGGAGTTCGGCTGCAGTAAGGAGCTGTCCAGCCGCATTCGTTATGCCAAGCTCATGGTAGAGAAACTTCTGGACAGCAAGCCCACCACCGCTGCACATTAG